The DNA region ATGTTGGGTGTCCATGAGTTCCTCTGGAGGGGAGCGGGTGGATGTGGGGGAAGCTGTGCGCTGGATCGAGCTCATCGTGCGGATGCATGGTCAGACTGATCCAGGAGCAGTGCCTCGCGGGTTGTCAGCTCTGCGAGCCACTCCTGGGGTTGAGCTCTGCCTTGTCGATCATGCCGGACTCATTGCCCCAGTTGGCGAGTAGTTTCTTCATGGTGCCGTCGTCGATGAGCTTCTGGGTGGCAGCCTGCACGGCCTTGGACAGGCCGTCGTCATTCTTGGCCGTGGCCACACCGAACTGGGAGGCGTCGGTCACCCCGCCCAGGGCCTCCAGGGCATCATTCTTCGAAATGGCGTAGGAAGTGATCACCGAGTCGGCGAACAGGACGTCGGCCTTGCCTCCGGCGACATTGGTGGTTGCGTCTGCCTGGCTGGGGTAGGAGAGCAGATCGATCGGTTTCTTTCCGTCGGCTGCGCATTTCTTGTTCTTCTGCTGGGCGTCGGTCTCCTGGGCAGTACCGGTCTGCACGGCAACCTTGTGGCCGCACAGGTCGTCGGGGGAGACGTTCTGAGGATTGCCCTTCTGGACGGCCATCGAGAATCCAGCCTTGAAGTACGACACCATGTTCACCTGTGTGAGACGTTCATCGGTGATGGTGAAGGTCGATGCGGAGAGGTCGTACTTGGTGCCCAGTGCCGGCAGCAGGCTGGGGAACGCCGTGTTGGCCGTGGTGAGTTCGAGACCCATGAGTTTGCTCATGGCCTTGAGGTAGTCGATGTCGAAGCCGATGATCGTCGAGCCATCTGAATCGATGAACTCAGCCGGGGCGTAGTTGGCGGCCATGCCGCTGGACAGGGTGCCACGGTTGGCGATCTTGGCCGGGACCATTTTGGCGATGTCTTCGTCCTTGTCCATTGCATCGATGATCTTGGCATTGTCCGAGGTGTCCGAACCGCCATCAGATGCGCTCTCCTCGGAGGCATGGGTGCATCCGGTGAGGGCTAGGGACAGGGAGACAACGGCGGCGGGAATGGCCAGTGCGAGCTTTGTGACGTTCATGACAGATCCTGATGTCTCGACGTTGGTAAAAATAATTATGCACGAGAGAGAATATTTTTGCAATGAGATCGTATGGCAAGACGACGGGAGTTGAGTACTGAAGCCGCGGACAGCGCGGATGGAACCTGTGAGAGGTGAATGAACTTTCCCTGACGACGAGGAGCGGGGCACGTGCTGCAGCACGTGCCCCGCTCGGAGGTGGTGATGGATGGTGTGGTGGCAAGTGTGGTCAGCAGCTCATCCCATGGCCGGGAATCAACGCGGCTGGCCTGGCAATGACTGCCCCCTGAGTCGGTATGGGTGGGCGTCAGTCTCAGTTGCCGGTG from Cutibacterium granulosum includes:
- a CDS encoding ABC transporter substrate-binding protein — its product is MNVTKLALAIPAAVVSLSLALTGCTHASEESASDGGSDTSDNAKIIDAMDKDEDIAKMVPAKIANRGTLSSGMAANYAPAEFIDSDGSTIIGFDIDYLKAMSKLMGLELTTANTAFPSLLPALGTKYDLSASTFTITDERLTQVNMVSYFKAGFSMAVQKGNPQNVSPDDLCGHKVAVQTGTAQETDAQQKNKKCAADGKKPIDLLSYPSQADATTNVAGGKADVLFADSVITSYAISKNDALEALGGVTDASQFGVATAKNDDGLSKAVQAATQKLIDDGTMKKLLANWGNESGMIDKAELNPRSGSQS